A stretch of the Medicago truncatula cultivar Jemalong A17 chromosome 5, MtrunA17r5.0-ANR, whole genome shotgun sequence genome encodes the following:
- the LOC11406605 gene encoding histone acetyltransferase type B catalytic subunit: MGQKQKHALKSDPNDETKKKRRVGFSGIDAGVEAKDCIRIFLVSSKEEFDAPESFIINPVDLNSYFDDDGKIYGYEGLKINIWVSRISFYAYADIAFDSSADRGKGITDLKVALQAIFAETLVDNKDEFLQKYLMDKDFVSKSISTGEILKHKAFKHADSDDSNVEVVRLKAGNMATGQLYSHIIPLVLLLVDGSSPIDVTDSMWELYVVVQKKTDQQGEIQCLLLGFTAIYRFYHYPDNSRLRLGQILVLPPYQHKGYGRYLLEVLNDVAIAENVFDLTVEEPLDNFQHVRSCVDTQRLLGFEPIQHLVTKAVSLLKDGKLSKRTHSPRLTPPPSAVEDVRKHLKITKTQFLKCWEVLIYIGLNPIDKYLENFVSVISERVKYDILGKDSGTAGKQLIEVPCNVNEEMSFVMFKSGAGEDIAVQMDDNQTSQEEQLRKLVQDRVKEIQLIAEKVTSPLGSSEVAN; encoded by the exons ATGGGTCAGAAGCAGAAGCACGCTTTGAAATCAGATCCCAACGATGAAACCAAGAAGAAACGCCGTGTTGGATTTTCCGGCATAG ATGCTGGGGTTGAAGCCAAAGACTGCATCAGAATCTTCCTTG TTTCAAGCAAAGAAGAGTTTGATGCTCCAGAGAGTTTTATCATCAATCCTGTGGATTTGAATAGCTATTTCGATGATGATGGGAAAATTTATGGCTATGAGGGTTTGAAG ATTAACATCTGGGTTAGCAGAATATCATTTTATGCATATGCTGATATTGCATTCGACAGTTCCGCTGAT CGAGGCAAAGGGATAACAGATCTTAAAGTTGCTCTTCAG GCAATTTTTGCTGAGACTCTTGTTGATAACAAGGATGAATTCCTTCAAAAGTATTTGATGGACAAGGATTTTGTTAG TAAAAGCATCTCAACTGGGGAGATTTTGAAGCACAAAGCTTTCAAGCATGCTGATTCGGATGATTCTAATGTTGAG GTTGTGCGTTTGAAAGCAGGCAACATGGCTACTGGACAACTTTACAGTCATATAATACCCCTTGTTCTTCTCCTTGTTGATG GTAGCAGTCCCATTGATGTTACCGATTCAATGTGGGAGCTGTATGTCGTGGTTCAGAAGAAAACTGATCAGCAGGGAGAGATCCAATGTTTGTTGCTTGGATTTACTGCCATTTATCGATTTTACCACTATCCCGATAACTCCCGATTGCGTCTGGGTCAG ATACTGGTATTGCCTCCATATCAGCACAAGGGTTATGGGCGTTACCTTCTCGAAGTGCTCAATGATGTTGCTATAGCTGAAAATGTTTTTGACCTCACTGTAGAAGAGCCGTTAGATAACTTCCAACATGTCCGTTCCTGTGTTGACACACAACGCCTGCTTGGTTTTGAGCCAATCCAGCATTTAGTTACTAAGGCTGTTTCACTCCTGAAGGATGGAAAACTATCAAAGAGAACACATTCTCCTCGACTTACACCACCTCCCAGTGCTGTTGAGGATGTAAGGAAACATTTGAAAATTACCAAGACACAGTTTCTCAAGTGTTGGGAGGTTTTGATCTACATTGGCCTCAATCCTATTGACAAGTACCTGGAGAACTTTGTCAGCGTTATTTCTGAACGTGTGAAGTATGATATTTTGGGGAAAGATTCTGGGACTGCTGGGAAGCAACTTATTGAAGTTCCTTGCAATGTCAATGAGGAGATGTCATTTGTCATGTTCAAATCAGGggctggtgaagatattgctgtACAGATGGATGACAATCAGACAAGCCAAGAAGAGCAACTCCGAAAGTTAGTTCAGGATAGGGTGAAGGAAATTCAGTTGATTGCTGAAAAGGTAACCTCGCCTCTTGGGAGTTCAGAGGTGGCTAATTGA
- the LOC11405162 gene encoding mannose-1-phosphate guanylyltransferase 1 has protein sequence MKALILVGGFGTRLRPLTLSVPKPLVDFANKPMILHQIEALKATGVTEVVLAINYQPEVMLNFLKDFEAKLGITISCSQETEPLGTAGPLALARDKLIDDSGEPFFVLNSDVISDYPLKEMIEFHKSHGGEASIMVTKVDEPSKYGVVVMEETTGQVEKFVEKPKLFVGNKINAGIYLLNPSVLDRIELRPTSIEKEIFPKIAAEKKLYAMVLPGFWMDIGQPRDYITGLRLYLDSLRKKSSSKLAGGSNIVGNVIVDETAKIGEGCLIGPDVAIGPGCIVESGVRLSRCTVMRGVRIKKHACISSSIIGWHSTVGQWARVENMTILGEDVHVCDEIYSNGGVVLPHKEIKTNILKPEIVM, from the exons ATGAAGGCATTGATTCTGGTTGGGGGGTTTGGAACTAGGTTGAGGCCATTGACACTCAGTGTTCCTAAGCCTCTTGTTGATTTTGCTAACAAACCCATGATTCTGCATCAG ATAGAGGCTCTTAAGGCGACTGGAGTCACTGAAGTGGTACTGGCCATTAATTACCAACCAGAG GTTATGTTGAATTTCTTGAAGGATTTTGAAGCAAAGCTTGGCATCACGATTAGTTGTTCCCAAGAAACTGAACCATTAGGAACTGCAGGGCCCCTGGCTCTTGCTAGGGACAAGCTGATAGATGACTCTGGAGAGCCATTTTTTGTTCTTAACAGTGATGTTATAAGTGACTACCCACTTAAAGAAATGATTGAATTCCACAAATCCCATGGAGGGGAAGCTTCCATAATGGTAACAAAG GTTGATGAGCCATCAAAATATGGTGTGGTTGTTATGGAGGAGACAACAGGGCAGGTTGAGAAATTTGTTGAAAAACCAAAGTTGTTTGTTGGTAACAAAATCAATGCTGGAATTTACCTATTGAACCCCTCTGTTTTGGATCGAATTGAACTGAGGCCCACTTCTATCGAAAAAGAAATTTTTCCAAAGATCGCTGCAGAGAAAAAGCTATATGCAATGGTCCTGCCTGGATTCTGGATGGACATCGGACAACCTAGGGACTATATCACTGGCTTGAGGCTTTACCTGGACTCACTGAGGAAGAAGTCTTCTTCTAAGTTGGCCGGTGGATCTAACATTGTGGGGAACGTTATTGTGGACGAAACAGCCAAAATTGGTGAGGGATGTCTCATTGGACCTGATGTTGCTATCGGTCCTGGCTGCATTGTTGAGTCTGGTGTTAGGCTTTCGCGCTGCACAGTAATGCGAGGAGTCCGGATCAAGAAACATGCTTGCATTTCCAGCAGTATTATTGGGTGGCATTCCACTGTCGGGCAATGGGCTCGAGTGGAGAATATGACTATCCTTGGAGAAGATGTTCATGTTTGTGATGAGATTTACAGCAATGGTGGTGTGGTTTTACCCCACAAGGAGATTAAGACAAATATTCTGAAGCCAGAGATTGTCATGTGA